Proteins encoded together in one Bosea sp. (in: a-proteobacteria) window:
- a CDS encoding AMP-binding protein, which yields MAATSFDAAGARITVFRALLQAIARHGSGRIALEDPERQPISYGRLVLGALVLGRKLSALTAPKEPVGVLLPNMQGMVVTLFALFAYGRVPAMLNFTAGVRNLRAAAELAELKTIMTSRRFVDQGKLDEEIAALGEGRRIVWLEDVRKQVSSLDKLIGALMSLMPGLAHRPYEARPDDTAVILFTSGTEGRPKGVALSHANIVSNARQVFAHAAGALTERDVFMNPLPAFHSFGLTAGTLLPLMHGMKVVLYPSPLHYKQVPRLIGETKATFLLATDTFLQGYARAAEKGDLASVRYVVAGAERVKAETKRMWEPYGTVVLEGYGCTECSPVLAVNTPAAMREGTVGRLLPGIEAKLEPVEGIHEGGRLTVRGPNVMAGYLDPERPGRLLPPEGGWHDTGDIVAIEDGFVAIRGRAKRFAKLGGEMVSLAAVETMVASVWPGQNHVVVALPDQRKGEQLVLVTETPDADRVALQEAAKAQGFPELWVPRAILVTQVIPVLGNGKIDYGATRELAASRRPLL from the coding sequence ATGGCCGCCACCAGCTTCGATGCCGCGGGCGCGCGGATCACGGTCTTTCGCGCGCTGCTCCAGGCCATCGCCCGCCACGGCAGCGGCCGCATCGCGCTGGAGGACCCCGAGCGCCAGCCGATCAGCTACGGCCGGCTCGTGCTGGGCGCGCTGGTGCTCGGGCGCAAGCTTTCGGCCCTGACGGCGCCGAAGGAGCCCGTCGGCGTGCTCCTGCCCAACATGCAGGGCATGGTGGTGACGCTGTTTGCGCTCTTCGCCTATGGCCGGGTGCCGGCGATGCTGAATTTCACCGCCGGTGTCCGCAATCTCCGCGCGGCGGCAGAGCTCGCCGAGCTCAAGACGATCATGACCTCGCGCCGCTTCGTCGATCAGGGCAAGCTCGATGAGGAGATCGCGGCGCTGGGCGAGGGGCGGCGCATCGTCTGGCTCGAGGACGTCCGCAAGCAGGTATCGAGCCTCGACAAGCTCATCGGCGCCCTGATGAGCCTGATGCCGGGGCTCGCCCACCGCCCGTATGAGGCCCGGCCCGACGACACGGCCGTGATCCTCTTCACTTCGGGCACCGAGGGCAGGCCGAAGGGCGTGGCGCTGAGCCACGCCAACATCGTCTCCAACGCCCGGCAGGTCTTCGCCCATGCGGCAGGCGCGCTCACCGAGCGGGACGTCTTCATGAACCCGCTGCCGGCCTTCCATTCCTTCGGGCTGACCGCCGGGACGCTGCTGCCGCTCATGCACGGCATGAAGGTCGTGCTCTATCCGAGCCCGCTGCACTACAAGCAGGTGCCCAGGCTGATCGGCGAGACGAAGGCGACCTTCCTGCTCGCGACCGACACTTTCTTGCAAGGCTACGCGCGGGCTGCGGAAAAGGGCGACCTCGCCAGCGTGCGCTACGTCGTCGCCGGGGCCGAGCGGGTGAAGGCCGAGACCAAGCGGATGTGGGAGCCCTACGGCACCGTCGTCCTCGAAGGCTATGGCTGCACCGAATGCTCGCCGGTTTTGGCCGTCAACACGCCCGCCGCCATGCGCGAGGGCACGGTCGGCCGGCTCCTGCCCGGCATCGAGGCGAAACTCGAGCCGGTCGAGGGCATCCATGAAGGCGGGCGGCTCACCGTGCGCGGGCCGAACGTGATGGCCGGCTATCTCGATCCCGAGCGGCCGGGCCGCCTCCTCCCGCCGGAGGGCGGCTGGCACGACACCGGCGACATCGTCGCGATCGAGGACGGCTTCGTCGCGATCCGCGGCCGGGCGAAGCGCTTCGCCAAGCTCGGCGGCGAGATGGTCTCGCTCGCGGCGGTCGAGACGATGGTCGCCAGCGTCTGGCCCGGGCAGAACCACGTCGTCGTCGCCCTGCCGGATCAGCGCAAGGGCGAGCAGCTCGTCCTCGTCACCGAGACGCCGGATGCCGACCGGGTGGCGCTGCAGGAGGCGGCGAAAGCGCAGGGCTTTCCGGAACTTTGGGTGCCGCGCGCGATCCTGGTGACCCAGGTCATCCCGGTGCTCGGCAACGGCAAGATCGATTACGGCGCGACGCGCGAGCTCGCCGCCTCGCGCCGGCCGCTGCTATGA
- a CDS encoding DUF1190 domain-containing protein, with amino-acid sequence MIPGSALALMRVAALAPVLSLTGPSDLAAQAPGAVYVRRDECIEAGRLTAQQCEFAYRNARAEFEQAAPRYGSRAACERSHKRCGAQIISAGGWESFGKGGASYVPRFIGVRVSGEGAARRALPVVEGTAKVAFAGRPVTELQDKVAGRRGIIGEASSVGRGAHGHAGRGSAPYVRRGDRDDTVRVPMEEKRIGSDVPPGLYVDPDGVEWYKPARRH; translated from the coding sequence ATGATTCCGGGTTCCGCCCTGGCGCTGATGCGCGTCGCAGCGCTTGCGCCCGTCCTGTCGCTGACGGGGCCGTCCGATCTGGCGGCGCAGGCGCCGGGCGCCGTCTATGTCCGCCGCGACGAATGCATCGAGGCCGGGCGGCTGACGGCGCAGCAGTGCGAGTTCGCCTATCGCAACGCCCGTGCCGAGTTCGAGCAGGCGGCGCCGCGCTACGGCTCGCGCGCGGCCTGCGAGCGCAGCCACAAGCGTTGCGGCGCGCAGATCATCTCGGCCGGCGGCTGGGAATCCTTCGGCAAGGGCGGGGCGAGCTACGTGCCGCGCTTCATCGGCGTCCGCGTCAGCGGCGAGGGGGCGGCGCGCCGGGCGCTGCCGGTGGTCGAGGGCACGGCCAAGGTCGCCTTCGCCGGGCGGCCGGTGACGGAATTGCAGGACAAGGTCGCCGGGCGGCGCGGCATCATCGGCGAGGCGAGCAGCGTCGGGCGCGGGGCGCACGGCCATGCCGGGCGGGGCTCGGCCCCTTATGTCAGGCGCGGCGACCGCGACGATACGGTGCGCGTGCCGATGGAGGAGAAGCGTATCGGCTCGGATGTCCCGCCGGGGCTTTACGTCGATCCCGACGGGGTCGAATGGTACAAGCCCGCGCGCAGGCATTGA
- a CDS encoding methyl-accepting chemotaxis protein — protein MSLFSGLFSNGHAAGQLNAINRSQAVIAFDLDGKVLDANDNFLSVMGYTLAEVKGQHHSLFVTPEEKNGAGYSELWAGLGRGEFSRGQYLRLGKGGREVWIQASYNPILGAGGKPVSVVKYAFDVTEQKNRLADLEGQRAAIDKAQAVIEFDLSGKILSANQNFLDVLGYTLAEIAGQHHRIFIDPAERESPAYRSFWERLSHGEYDAGQYRRLAKGGREVWIQASYNPILDAQGRPYKVVKFATDITATFKGKQLEAAVKETSAVIDRAKGRDLTGRVPLAGKSGEVATLCAGVNDLLDTLAQVVGAVRDISARIGSASVKITSDSQQLAERTETNASSLQQTAATTEELAASVKHSAGNSRMAVELGNEAREVAARGGTIVTEAVEAMGRIEQASSGISEIIAMIDEIAFQTNLLALNAAVEAARAGDAGRGFAVVATEVRALAARCSESANGVKALIANSAQQIQAGVGLVKDAGSTLGEIVDAASKVASTVSEISQATTEQANGIDEMARTVAHMDEMTQQNSLLAEQSAKVARDLQQETEALGMMVAAFRLGDEDRRVPQLVHAAVPVPPPAAQPAMRARRVASGGGADGWAEF, from the coding sequence ATGTCGCTCTTTTCCGGGCTTTTCTCGAACGGGCATGCCGCGGGGCAACTCAACGCCATCAACCGCTCGCAGGCGGTGATCGCGTTCGATCTCGACGGCAAGGTCCTCGACGCCAACGACAACTTCCTGTCGGTGATGGGTTATACGCTCGCCGAGGTGAAGGGCCAGCATCACAGCCTGTTCGTGACGCCCGAGGAGAAGAACGGCGCGGGCTACAGCGAGCTCTGGGCCGGGCTCGGGCGTGGCGAGTTCTCGCGCGGGCAGTATCTGCGCCTCGGCAAGGGCGGCCGGGAGGTCTGGATCCAGGCGAGCTACAATCCGATCCTGGGGGCGGGCGGCAAGCCGGTTTCCGTTGTCAAATACGCCTTCGACGTCACCGAGCAGAAGAACCGGCTCGCCGATCTCGAGGGGCAGCGCGCCGCGATCGACAAGGCGCAGGCCGTGATCGAGTTCGATCTTTCCGGCAAGATCCTGAGCGCGAACCAGAATTTCCTCGACGTCCTCGGCTATACGCTGGCCGAGATCGCCGGCCAGCATCACCGCATCTTCATCGACCCGGCCGAGCGCGAGAGCCCGGCCTATCGCAGCTTCTGGGAGCGGCTTTCGCATGGCGAATACGACGCAGGCCAATACCGCCGCCTCGCCAAGGGCGGCCGGGAGGTCTGGATCCAGGCGAGCTACAATCCGATCCTCGACGCGCAGGGGCGCCCCTACAAGGTCGTCAAGTTCGCGACCGACATCACCGCTACCTTCAAGGGCAAGCAGCTCGAAGCGGCGGTGAAGGAGACCAGCGCCGTGATCGACCGGGCCAAGGGCCGGGACCTGACCGGCCGGGTGCCGCTCGCCGGCAAGAGCGGCGAGGTCGCCACGCTCTGCGCCGGCGTCAACGACCTGCTCGACACGCTGGCGCAGGTAGTCGGCGCCGTGCGCGACATCTCGGCGCGCATCGGCAGCGCTTCGGTCAAGATCACCTCCGACAGCCAGCAACTGGCCGAGCGGACGGAGACCAACGCGTCGAGCCTGCAGCAGACCGCGGCGACGACGGAGGAGCTTGCCGCGTCGGTCAAGCACAGCGCCGGCAATTCGCGGATGGCGGTGGAGCTCGGCAACGAGGCGCGTGAGGTCGCCGCGCGCGGCGGGACGATCGTCACCGAGGCGGTCGAGGCGATGGGGCGCATCGAGCAGGCCTCGTCGGGCATTTCGGAGATCATCGCCATGATCGACGAGATCGCCTTCCAGACCAATCTGCTCGCTCTCAACGCCGCTGTCGAGGCGGCGCGCGCGGGCGATGCCGGGCGCGGCTTCGCGGTGGTGGCGACGGAGGTGCGCGCGCTCGCCGCCCGCTGCAGCGAATCCGCCAATGGCGTCAAGGCTTTGATTGCGAATTCCGCGCAACAGATTCAAGCTGGCGTCGGCCTGGTCAAGGATGCCGGATCGACGCTCGGCGAGATCGTCGACGCCGCCTCCAAGGTCGCCTCCACCGTCAGCGAGATCTCGCAGGCGACGACCGAGCAGGCCAACGGCATCGACGAGATGGCGCGCACAGTCGCGCATATGGACGAGATGACCCAGCAGAACTCGCTGCTCGCCGAGCAGAGCGCCAAGGTTGCCCGCGACCTTCAGCAGGAGACCGAGGCGCTGGGCATGATGGTCGCCGCCTTCCGCCTCGGCGACGAGGACAGGCGCGTGCCGCAGCTGGTGCATGCGGCCGTGCCGGTGCCGCCGCCCGCCGCCCAGCCGGCGATGCGCGCCCGGCGCGTGGCCTCCGGCGGTGGGGCGGATGGCTGGGCCGAATTCTAG
- a CDS encoding DMT family transporter, producing MTFRAHWLGILCGLLTALIWGVQAVVSRHAMLVGLTTADVAILRFITAAAVLLPWALKTMRPFPVGALGWRRAWIVALLVGPLYSLVLVAGAAFAPALHSSTISTGLIPVFTAALIFLVTGERAGRMRLAGLCIIVLGIAVFSRGAFILTPSRPDAWIGDLLFALVAIVWSIFGLLARRWGVGSLEITAASCLLSVPLLLVVALALPTNMAQAPFAELLLQALYQGILVGVVALYLYTRSVEILGAGRATLFLPLVPVVTAAAGTLLLGESPSPAELAGMAIVVAGMLIAFRSPSVG from the coding sequence ATGACCTTTCGCGCACATTGGCTCGGCATTCTCTGCGGCTTGCTGACGGCGCTCATCTGGGGCGTTCAGGCGGTCGTCTCACGCCACGCCATGCTGGTCGGCCTGACCACGGCCGATGTCGCGATCCTGCGCTTCATCACCGCCGCCGCCGTGCTGCTGCCCTGGGCGCTGAAGACCATGCGCCCCTTCCCGGTCGGCGCGCTGGGCTGGCGGCGCGCCTGGATCGTGGCGCTGCTGGTCGGGCCGCTCTACAGCCTGGTCCTGGTGGCCGGCGCGGCTTTCGCGCCGGCCCTGCATTCGTCGACGATCTCGACCGGGCTGATTCCCGTCTTCACCGCCGCGCTGATCTTTCTCGTCACCGGCGAGCGCGCCGGGCGGATGCGGCTTGCCGGGCTCTGCATCATCGTGCTGGGCATCGCGGTCTTCTCCCGGGGCGCGTTCATCCTGACGCCGTCCCGGCCCGATGCCTGGATCGGCGACCTGCTTTTCGCGCTGGTCGCCATCGTCTGGTCGATCTTCGGCCTGCTCGCCCGGCGCTGGGGCGTCGGCTCGCTCGAGATCACCGCCGCGTCCTGCCTGCTCTCGGTGCCCCTGCTCTTGGTCGTGGCGCTGGCGCTGCCGACCAACATGGCGCAGGCGCCCTTCGCCGAGCTCCTCTTGCAGGCGCTTTACCAAGGCATCCTGGTCGGCGTCGTCGCGCTCTATCTCTACACCCGCTCGGTCGAGATCCTGGGTGCGGGCCGTGCGACGCTGTTCCTGCCGCTGGTGCCGGTGGTGACGGCCGCCGCCGGCACGCTGCTGCTGGGGGAAAGCCCTTCCCCGGCCGAGCTCGCCGGCATGGCGATCGTGGTCGCCGGCATGCTGATCGCGTTCCGCTCGCCTTCGGTCGGCTGA
- a CDS encoding FkbM family methyltransferase — MAIIDQNPAEERPFGAFAPKAWLAGIIARTRAASDSFLGRKLAYALRRLGLRLLGGAPVDIEALGAKMRLYPSGNVCEKRVLFTPQYFDAVERELLAGRLREGFTFIDVGANIGAYSLFVAARAGRGARILAVEPQPEIFSRLAFNIAQNPFGTVKAVACALADKPGELTLFIDPTNRGESSVRILNSSAGTSVRVPAMTLLSLVEGEGYERIDAIKLDVEGAEDLILEPFLRDAPPSLWPSFIVIEDSRQRWQSDLAGLLERSGYRLLAQTRLNLVFERKPA; from the coding sequence ATGGCCATCATCGATCAGAATCCGGCGGAAGAGCGGCCGTTCGGCGCCTTCGCCCCGAAAGCCTGGCTCGCCGGGATCATCGCCCGCACGCGCGCGGCATCCGACAGCTTCCTCGGGCGCAAGCTCGCCTATGCGCTGCGGCGGCTGGGCCTGCGCCTGCTCGGCGGCGCGCCGGTCGACATCGAGGCGCTGGGCGCGAAGATGCGCCTCTATCCGAGCGGCAACGTCTGCGAGAAGCGCGTGCTGTTCACCCCGCAATATTTCGACGCGGTCGAGCGTGAGCTTTTGGCTGGGCGGCTGCGCGAGGGCTTCACCTTCATCGATGTCGGCGCGAATATCGGCGCCTATTCGCTCTTCGTCGCGGCCCGCGCCGGGCGCGGCGCGCGCATCCTGGCGGTCGAGCCGCAGCCGGAGATCTTCTCCCGCCTCGCCTTCAACATCGCGCAGAACCCGTTCGGGACGGTCAAGGCGGTCGCCTGCGCGCTCGCCGACAAGCCGGGCGAGCTGACGCTGTTCATCGACCCGACCAATCGCGGCGAATCGAGCGTGCGCATCCTCAATTCCAGCGCCGGGACCTCGGTCAGGGTGCCGGCGATGACGCTGCTCTCCCTGGTCGAGGGCGAGGGCTACGAGCGCATCGACGCGATCAAGCTCGATGTCGAGGGCGCCGAGGACCTGATCCTCGAGCCCTTCCTGCGCGATGCGCCGCCTTCGCTCTGGCCGAGCTTCATCGTCATCGAGGATTCGCGCCAGCGCTGGCAGAGCGACCTTGCCGGGCTGCTCGAGCGCAGCGGCTACCGGCTCCTCGCCCAGACGCGGCTGAACCTGGTGTTCGAGCGCAAGCCCGCTTGA
- the arsH gene encoding arsenical resistance protein ArsH yields MTLPNLPHVDAGCIVVPRIDRLRATSSTHPPRILLLYGSLRGRSYSRFLTQEAERLLKHFGAETRIFDPHGLPLPDGAEISHPKVQELRELSLWSEGQVWTSPERHGAMSAVMKAQIDWIPLSVGAVRPTQGRTLAVMQVSGGSQSFNAVNQMRVLGRWMRMVTIPNQSSVAKAFQEFDEAGRMKPSSYYDRVVDVMEELVKFTLLTRDVSSYLTDRYSERKESGEALMRRVNLSAAT; encoded by the coding sequence TTGACCTTGCCAAACCTCCCCCATGTTGATGCCGGTTGCATCGTTGTGCCGCGCATTGATCGGCTACGGGCGACATCCTCGACCCACCCGCCTCGTATTCTGTTGCTCTACGGCTCGCTTCGCGGGCGGTCATATAGCCGCTTCCTGACCCAGGAGGCCGAGCGCCTGCTGAAGCATTTCGGTGCGGAGACCCGCATCTTCGATCCGCATGGTTTGCCGTTGCCCGACGGAGCCGAAATCAGTCACCCAAAGGTGCAGGAGCTGCGAGAGCTTTCGCTCTGGTCGGAAGGTCAGGTCTGGACCAGCCCGGAGCGGCACGGCGCCATGAGCGCGGTGATGAAGGCGCAGATCGACTGGATTCCTCTCTCGGTCGGCGCTGTACGACCGACGCAAGGGCGGACGCTTGCCGTCATGCAGGTGTCGGGCGGTTCGCAGAGCTTCAACGCGGTCAACCAGATGCGCGTGCTCGGTCGATGGATGCGGATGGTGACGATCCCCAACCAGTCGTCCGTCGCCAAGGCTTTTCAGGAGTTTGACGAAGCAGGCCGGATGAAGCCTTCGTCCTATTATGACCGCGTGGTGGATGTGATGGAGGAACTGGTCAAGTTCACGCTGCTGACGCGCGACGTGTCGTCTTATCTCACGGACCGCTATTCCGAGCGCAAGGAAAGCGGTGAAGCTTTGATGCGGCGGGTGAATCTATCGGCCGCGACCTGA
- the arsB gene encoding ACR3 family arsenite efflux transporter translates to MSTFERYLTLWVALCIVVGIALGHVMPGAFQAIGAAEIAKVNLPVAVLIWLMVVPMLLKIDFAALGEVGRHWRGIGVTLFVNWAVKPFSMALLGWLFIGWLFRPLLPADQIDSYIAGLIILAAAPCTAMVFVWSNLTKGEPHFTLSQVALNDAIMVVAFAPIVGLLLGLSAITVPWGTLILSVVLYIVIPVIVAQIVRRSLLANGGQTALDQLLAKLGPISLVALLATLVLLFGFQGEQIIAQPMVIALLAVPILIQVYFNSGLAYLLNHISGEQHCVAGPSALIGASNFFELAVAAAISLFGFHSGAALATVVGVLIEVPVMLSVVWIVNRSKGWYERDGKTVVEVDR, encoded by the coding sequence ATGTCCACCTTTGAACGCTATCTGACCCTCTGGGTTGCGCTTTGCATCGTCGTCGGCATCGCGCTCGGCCATGTGATGCCGGGCGCGTTTCAGGCGATCGGTGCTGCGGAAATCGCCAAGGTCAACCTGCCGGTGGCTGTGCTGATCTGGCTCATGGTCGTTCCGATGCTCCTGAAGATCGACTTCGCCGCGCTCGGCGAGGTCGGCCGTCACTGGCGCGGCATCGGCGTGACGCTGTTCGTCAACTGGGCGGTGAAGCCGTTCTCCATGGCTTTGCTCGGTTGGCTCTTTATCGGCTGGCTGTTCCGGCCGCTGCTGCCAGCCGACCAGATCGACAGTTATATCGCCGGCCTCATCATCCTCGCCGCGGCACCCTGCACGGCGATGGTGTTCGTCTGGTCGAACCTGACCAAGGGCGAGCCGCATTTCACGCTGAGCCAGGTCGCGCTCAACGACGCGATCATGGTCGTGGCCTTCGCGCCCATCGTCGGGCTGCTGCTCGGCCTGTCGGCGATCACCGTGCCGTGGGGCACGCTGATCCTGTCAGTGGTGCTCTACATCGTCATCCCGGTGATCGTCGCGCAGATCGTGCGCCGCAGCCTTTTGGCGAACGGAGGGCAGACAGCGCTGGACCAACTGCTCGCCAAGCTCGGCCCAATCTCGCTCGTCGCACTTCTAGCGACGCTAGTGCTGTTGTTCGGTTTCCAGGGTGAACAGATCATCGCGCAGCCGATGGTGATCGCGCTGCTCGCCGTACCAATCCTGATCCAGGTCTATTTCAACTCCGGGCTCGCCTATCTGCTCAACCACATCTCGGGGGAACAGCATTGCGTCGCCGGCCCATCGGCCCTGATCGGCGCGTCGAACTTCTTCGAACTGGCTGTCGCCGCGGCCATCAGCCTGTTCGGCTTCCACTCCGGCGCTGCGCTCGCCACGGTCGTCGGTGTACTGATCGAGGTGCCGGTCATGCTCTCCGTCGTGTGGATCGTGAACCGCTCCAAGGGTTGGTATGAGCGCGATGGCAAGACTGTCGTGGAGGTGGACCGTTGA
- a CDS encoding helix-turn-helix transcriptional regulator, producing the protein MKEKQALAAFAALSQETRLRIVRLLVTAGPEGMSAGSIGEAMDGAASSRMSFHLSHLEQAGLVESRREGRSIIYSAALVTLSSLIEFLMRDCCQGHPEVRNPAVAALSSCCQPTKGSSHV; encoded by the coding sequence ATGAAGGAAAAGCAGGCTCTCGCCGCCTTCGCCGCGCTTTCGCAGGAAACGCGGCTCCGCATTGTCCGTCTTCTGGTGACAGCCGGTCCCGAAGGGATGTCCGCCGGCTCGATTGGAGAGGCCATGGACGGCGCGGCCTCCTCGCGCATGTCCTTTCACCTGAGCCATCTCGAACAGGCGGGGCTTGTCGAGTCCCGGCGCGAAGGGCGCTCGATCATCTACAGCGCGGCCCTCGTGACGCTTTCGAGCCTCATCGAATTCCTCATGCGCGACTGCTGCCAGGGCCACCCCGAAGTGCGCAACCCGGCCGTCGCCGCGCTGTCCTCCTGTTGCCAACCTACGAAAGGCTCTTCCCATGTCTGA
- the arsC gene encoding arsenate reductase (glutaredoxin) (This arsenate reductase requires both glutathione and glutaredoxin to convert arsenate to arsenite, after which the efflux transporter formed by ArsA and ArsB can extrude the arsenite from the cell, providing resistance.): MDVIIYHNPDCGTSRNTLAMIRNAGIEPHVIEYLKTPPARALLTQLIARMGVSVRAVLREKGTPYAELGLADPKLTDDQLLDAMMAHPVLINRPIVVSPRGVKLCRPSEDVLDLLPPQQGEFVKEDGERVIDEHGRRVATA; the protein is encoded by the coding sequence ATGGACGTCATCATCTATCACAATCCCGACTGCGGCACCTCGCGCAACACGCTGGCGATGATCCGCAACGCCGGCATCGAGCCGCACGTCATCGAATATCTGAAGACGCCGCCGGCGCGCGCGCTGCTGACGCAGCTCATTGCGCGCATGGGCGTTTCGGTTCGCGCGGTGTTGCGCGAAAAGGGTACGCCTTACGCGGAGCTTGGCCTTGCCGATCCAAAGCTGACCGATGACCAGCTTCTCGACGCCATGATGGCGCATCCGGTCCTCATCAACCGGCCGATCGTCGTCAGCCCCAGGGGCGTGAAACTCTGTCGGCCGTCCGAAGACGTGCTCGACCTGTTGCCGCCGCAACAGGGCGAGTTCGTCAAGGAAGACGGCGAGCGCGTCATTGATGAGCACGGCCGCCGCGTGGCGACGGCTTGA
- a CDS encoding arsenate reductase ArsC, producing the protein MSDSDQPHRIFNVLFLCTGNSARSILAESILAKDGTGRFRAFSAGSQPKGEVNPFALKVLRSLDYPADGFRSKSWEEFARPEAPVMDFVFTVCDNAAGEACPVWPGQPMTAHWGIEDPAAVGGSNIQKEAAFVTAFRYLKNRVSIFTALPVASLDKASLRATLVEIGQSDGASSPRNSAA; encoded by the coding sequence ATGTCTGATTCAGACCAGCCCCACCGCATCTTCAATGTTCTCTTCCTTTGCACCGGCAACTCGGCTCGCTCGATCCTTGCGGAGAGCATTCTGGCCAAGGACGGGACTGGTCGCTTCCGCGCTTTTTCCGCTGGCAGCCAGCCCAAGGGCGAGGTCAATCCCTTTGCGTTGAAGGTGCTGAGGAGCCTCGACTATCCCGCCGATGGGTTCCGCTCGAAGAGCTGGGAGGAGTTCGCGCGGCCTGAAGCTCCGGTCATGGATTTCGTGTTCACGGTTTGCGACAACGCTGCCGGCGAAGCCTGCCCGGTCTGGCCGGGCCAGCCGATGACGGCACATTGGGGCATCGAAGACCCCGCTGCGGTGGGAGGTTCCAACATCCAGAAGGAAGCCGCCTTCGTCACTGCCTTCCGCTATCTCAAGAACCGTGTCTCCATCTTTACGGCGCTGCCTGTCGCCAGCCTCGACAAAGCATCCCTGCGGGCCACGCTCGTAGAGATCGGGCAATCGGACGGCGCGTCCTCGCCTCGCAACAGCGCGGCCTGA
- the gpt gene encoding xanthine phosphoribosyltransferase — MAEPSPNKAFPVSWDQFHRDARALAWRLAEKGPFEAMVCITRGGLVPAAIICRELGLRMIETVCVASYHDYRNQSELQVLKDIAPTVKALGDGKGKGVLVVDDLTDTGKTARVVRAMLPNAHFAAVYAKPAGAPTVDTFVTEVSQDTWIYFPWDMGLSYVEPIARGHQG; from the coding sequence ATGGCCGAACCGTCCCCGAACAAGGCTTTCCCGGTATCCTGGGACCAGTTCCACCGTGATGCCCGCGCGCTCGCCTGGCGGCTGGCCGAGAAGGGGCCGTTCGAGGCGATGGTCTGCATAACCCGCGGCGGCCTGGTGCCTGCGGCGATCATCTGCCGCGAGCTCGGCCTGCGCATGATCGAGACCGTCTGCGTCGCGAGCTACCACGACTACAGGAACCAGTCAGAGCTCCAGGTGCTCAAGGACATCGCGCCGACCGTCAAGGCGCTCGGCGACGGCAAGGGCAAGGGCGTGCTGGTCGTCGACGACCTGACCGATACCGGCAAGACCGCACGTGTCGTGCGCGCGATGCTGCCGAACGCGCATTTCGCCGCGGTCTACGCCAAGCCCGCCGGCGCGCCGACGGTCGATACCTTCGTCACCGAGGTCAGCCAGGACACCTGGATCTATTTCCCCTGGGACATGGGGCTTTCCTATGTCGAGCCGATCGCCAGGGGCCATCAGGGATAG
- a CDS encoding molybdopterin-binding protein, with the protein MSANEASSSATIVTAAILVIGDEILSGRTKDKNIGYIADYLTAIGIDLSEVRIVPDVTEEIVAALNALRARYTYVFTTGGIGPTHDDITADAVAAAFGVTIDHDPRAVAMLSERFSPAELNEARMRMARIPAGAELIANAISKAPGFHLGNVYVMAGVPAIMQAMLDVVGPTLRTGRKMLSDTIRAGLREGDIGGPLAAIAQAHPAVSIGSYPFWSDTGPDTNIVVRSRDAEKLTAAMAAVKAMVASEKQ; encoded by the coding sequence ATGTCCGCCAACGAAGCCAGTTCCTCCGCCACCATCGTCACGGCCGCGATCCTGGTGATCGGCGACGAGATCCTGTCCGGACGGACGAAGGACAAGAACATCGGCTATATCGCCGATTACCTCACCGCGATCGGCATCGACCTCAGCGAGGTGCGCATCGTCCCCGACGTCACCGAGGAGATCGTCGCGGCGCTGAACGCGCTGCGCGCCCGCTATACCTACGTCTTCACCACCGGCGGAATCGGGCCGACCCATGACGACATCACGGCCGATGCGGTCGCGGCCGCCTTCGGCGTCACGATCGACCACGACCCGCGCGCCGTCGCGATGCTGTCGGAGCGGTTCTCGCCGGCCGAGCTCAACGAGGCGCGCATGCGCATGGCGCGCATCCCCGCCGGCGCCGAACTCATCGCCAACGCGATCTCGAAGGCGCCGGGCTTCCATCTCGGCAATGTCTATGTGATGGCCGGCGTGCCGGCGATCATGCAGGCGATGCTCGACGTCGTCGGGCCGACGCTCAGGACGGGTAGGAAGATGCTGTCCGATACGATCCGCGCCGGGTTGCGCGAGGGCGATATCGGCGGGCCGCTCGCGGCGATCGCGCAAGCCCATCCGGCGGTCTCGATCGGCTCCTACCCGTTCTGGTCCGACACAGGCCCGGACACGAACATCGTCGTCAGGTCGCGTGACGCAGAGAAACTCACCGCCGCCATGGCCGCTGTGAAGGCCATGGTTGCTTCCGAAAAGCAGTAA